In Primulina eburnea isolate SZY01 chromosome 14, ASM2296580v1, whole genome shotgun sequence, the following proteins share a genomic window:
- the LOC140811133 gene encoding uncharacterized protein: MQAHFAAQDDDMWYVITDVPLKILKPNPAVAITEGAPQMLEKPRYEWTSEDKKKANLDNVAKDILYKTLDKNTFSKIKCPIAKEIWEKLIQICEGNEETKEKKLSVAMQKFENMKMKTGETMNEFDERFSSLVNELSALGKDFGNREIALKIMRALPR; the protein is encoded by the coding sequence atgcaagctcatttTGCGgcccaagatgatgacatgtggtatgtcatcacagatgttCCATTAAAGATCTTAAAGCCAAATCCAGCTGTTGCTATCACCGAAGGTGCACCTCAGATGCTGGAAAAACCAAGATATGAATGGACAAGTGAGGACAAgaagaaagccaatcttgacaacGTTGCAAAGGACATTCTGTACAAGACACTCGACAAAAAtaccttcagcaaaatcaaatGTCCGATTGCCAAGGAAATCTGGGAAAAATTGATTCAGATCTGTGAAGGAAACGAAGAAACtaaggaaaaaaaattgtctgtagccatgcagaagtttgagaatATGAAGATGAAGACTGGAGAAACTATGAATGAATTTGATGAACGCTTCAGCAGTCTTGTCAATGAACTCTCAGCTCTTGGGAAAGATTTTGGCAATAGAGAAATTGCACTAAAGATAATGAGAGCCCTACCCAGATAA